From a region of the Cyprinus carpio isolate SPL01 chromosome A18, ASM1834038v1, whole genome shotgun sequence genome:
- the LOC109110225 gene encoding U1 small nuclear ribonucleoprotein A-like, giving the protein MTNQEMRLNHTIYINNLNEKIKKDELKKSLYAIFSQFGQILDILVSPTLKMRGQAFVIFKEVNSASSALRSMQGFPFYDKPMRIQYAKQDSDIIAKMKGTYVERDRKKEKKKPKAPDAGAGKKASAAMAGVPAAMPGMPPLSQAPRMMPMPGQPPYMPPPGMMPPPGMAPGQMPPGQMMPGQMPGQMPQQVSENPPNHILFLTNLPVEKRRLMMSLFLCWFPGFKEVRLVPGRHDIAFVEFDNEVQAGAAREALQGFKITQSNAMKISFAKK; this is encoded by the exons ATGACGAACCAGGAGATGCGGTTAAATCACACTATTTACATCAACAACTTGAATGAAAAGATCAAAAAAGATG AACTGAAGAAGTCCTTGTATGCTATATTCTCCCAGTTTGGACAAATTCTGGACATTCTTGTCTCCCCTACACTGAAGATGAGGGGCCAGGCCTTTGTGATCTTCAAGGAAGTCAACAGTGCTTCCAGCGCACTCCGATCTATGCAAGGCTTCCCCTTTTATGATAAACCTATG CGCATTCAGTATGCAAAGCAGGACTCCGATATCATTGCAAAAATGAAGGGCACATATGTGGAGCGAGACCgtaagaaagagaagaaaaagcctAAAGCGCCTGATGCAGGTGCTGGGAAAAAGGCTTCTGCTGCTATGGCCGGAGTACCTGCAGCCATGCCT GGAATGCCACCCCTGAGCCAAGCCCCTCGCATGATGCCAATGCCTGGTCAGCCTCCCTACATGCCTCCGCCTGGTATGATGCCTCCTCCCGGTATGGCACCTGGGCAGATGCCTCCAGGTCAGATGATGCCAGGACAAATGCCTGGCCAGATGCCACAGCAG GTGTCAGAAAACCCTCCCAACCACATCCTGTTTCTCACCAATCTCCCTGTGGAGAAGAGGAGGCTAATGATGTCTTTGTTTTTATGCTG GTTTCCCGGATTCAAAGAAGTCCGTCTTGTCCCTGGACGTCACGACATCGCCTTTGTGGAGTTTGATAATGAGGTGCAGGCGGGTGCAGCCAGAGAAGCTTTGCAAGGCTTTAAGATCACACAGAGCAATGCAATGAAAATCTCATTTGCAAAGAAATAA
- the LOC109109498 gene encoding inositol-trisphosphate 3-kinase A-like, whose product MGQSSSSSGGSSSHRCNRAALASSTRARVQGVFCSPDTGDRLDENPMKTKDLQSVQTCWRDDFVKEGTTSVDVRVHEPIKLISSSGNQHATENLVLLSRDTDFESFVSDSRSGQKEVGEENHEFCVSPWDMERVSEGGAVTPGRVSEENVTQCLNTPDFLVDFSCSSPLTNHEMTKSTLQPSVSGRLGGEVEQHVSNPFPRIIPKLIITHDDLGPGQDSPHIRDLTLSMGGFSLELHPDEDSPCSDSGCGGSPAPSLFHRKLSNSSSAGLSSASSFEESEDDFTGSDIEPTSLSPSMIGSPDELTGAKSWRKLKTMVHCSPFVVSFKKLYPWVQLAGHADNFQAGEYGKLLKKYCECEQQCLEKLMNDNLRPFVPGYYGTVQQNDQDYNLMDDLLTHFNSPSIMDCKMGSRTYLEEELVKARERPRLRKDMYEKMVAVDPGAPSPEERAQQAVLKPRYMQWRETLSSTSTLGFRIEGIKKADGTCNTSFKKTKHKEQVMKALSGFVDGNTQLLRSYLQRLEELRSTLETSEFFRTHEVVGSSLLFVHDASGLARVWMIDFGKTIPLPPPRTLDHRTPWAEGNREDGYLWGLDNLIQIFGDMLQDATSP is encoded by the exons ATGGGCCAATCATCATCCAGCAGCGGCGGCAGCTCCTCACACCGCTGTAACAGAGCAGCACTCGCAAGCTCCACACGAGCGCGCGTGCAAGGAGTGTTTTGTTCGCCTGATACCGGTGACCGCTTAGACGAGAATCCTATGAAAACCAAGGATCTGCAGTCTGTTCAGACGTGCTGGCGGGACGATTTTGTTAAAGAGGGGACGACTTCTGTGGATGTGAGAGTACACGAGCCGATAAAACTGATTTCTTCTTCCGGTAATCAGCATGCGACCGAAAACTTGGTACTTCTGAGTCGAGACACTGACTTTGAGAGCTTTGTCTCGGATTCCCGAAGCGGACAGAAAGAGGTAGGTGAGGAGAACCATGAGTTTTGCGTCTCGCCGTGGGACATGGAAAGAGTGTCAGAAGGAGGTGCCGTGACTCCAGGCAGAGTTTCGGAGGAAAATGTGACCCAGTGCCTGAACACACCAGACTTTTTAGTAGACTTCAGCTGTTCGTCTCCGTTAACAAACCATGAAATGACCAAAAGTACGTTGCAACCCTCCGTGTCAGGTCGGCTGGGTGGAGAAGTGGAGCAACACGTCTCAAACCCGTTCCCTAGGATTATTCCCAAACTAATAATCACCCATGATGATTTAGGACCCGGTCAGGACAGTCCACACATCAGGGATTTGACTTTAAGCATGGGCGGCTTTTCACTGGAGCTGCATCCCGATGAGGACTCGCCCTGCTCGGACAGCGGCTGCGGGGGCTCCCCTGCGCCCTCCCTGTTCCACAGGAAACTGTCCAACTCCTCCTCTGCTGGATTATCCTCTGCCTCGTCCTTTGAGGAATCTGAGGATGATTTCACGGGCAGTGACATTGAGCCCACCAGTCTGTCCCCCAGCATGATCGGCAGTCCTGATGAACTCACAGGG GCTAAATCTTGGAGGAAGTTAAAGACCATGGTGCATTGCTCTCCATTTGTGGTTTCGTTTAAGAAACTATATCCTTGGGTTCAGCTCGCAGGCCACGCAG ATAATTTCCAGGCAGGCGAGTATGGGAAACTGTTGAAGAAGTATTGTGAATGTGAGCAGCAGTGTCTGGAGAAGCTGATGAATGACAACCTCCGGCCGTTTGTTCCTGGTTACTATGGTACTGTGCAGCAGAACGACCAGGATTACAACCTAATGGATGATCTGCTGACACACTTCAACTCTCCTTCAATCATGGATTGCAAGATGGGAAGCAG GACATACCTGGAAGAAGAGCTGGTAAAGGCCCGTGAGCGTCCTCGTCTTAGGAAGGACATGTATGAAAAAATGGTGGCTGTGGATCCAGGAGCACCCAGTCCGGAGGAAAGAGCCCAGCAGGCGGTTCTCAAACCTCGATACATGCAGTGGAGGGAGACACTGAGCTCAACCTCCACTCTTGGCTTCCGCATAGAGGGCATCAAG aaaGCAGATGGCACATGCAACACCAgctttaaaaaaaccaaacataagGAGCAGGTGATGAAGGCCTTGAGTGGCTTTGTGGATGGAAACACACAGTTACTG aGGAGTTATCTACAGAGGCTGGAGGAGCTGCGCAGCACTTTAGAGACGTCAGAGTTCTTCAGAACACATGAG GTGGTTGGGAGTTCTTTGCTATTCGTGCACGATGCTTCAGGCCTGGCCAGAGTATGGATGATTGACTTTGGTAAAACCATCCCACTGCCACCACCCCGAACCCTGGACCACCGCACGCCCTGGGCTGAGGGAAACCGGGAGGACGGGTACCTGTGGGGTCTGGACAACCTCATTCAGATCTTTGGAGACATGCTGCAGGACGCGACCTCACCCTGA